In a genomic window of uncultured Sphaerochaeta sp.:
- a CDS encoding carbohydrate ABC transporter permease: MSGRTQTISKNWTIISYILLILFTLVTVLPVVWMLYSSFKPMGEIMLHPLRLPTAPTWENYQKAFQYGNLVVSFLNSIFYSGLSTVSTVLLALAAGFALTKFGFKSSSAYFGLFTLGLLITVNSVITPLFIMETSVGLYNTRLGVILPYIAFGLPMAVLLSTSYIRGIPDALIEAAVIDGASYIQIFWKIVLIVSTPVLATMAILNFLGNWNEFLMVFTLTSGENMRSLPVSINSFAGRLNEDYGLQFAALVVGTIPMFVLYLVAHESVIKGFGEGALKE, encoded by the coding sequence ATGTCAGGAAGAACCCAAACCATATCCAAAAACTGGACCATCATCTCCTATATCCTGCTCATCCTGTTCACCCTGGTCACCGTCCTGCCGGTGGTCTGGATGCTCTACTCCTCATTCAAGCCGATGGGTGAGATCATGCTGCACCCCCTGCGCCTTCCCACCGCCCCCACCTGGGAGAACTATCAGAAGGCCTTCCAATACGGGAACCTGGTCGTCTCGTTCCTCAACAGCATCTTCTACTCGGGCCTGAGTACCGTCAGCACCGTCCTGCTTGCCTTGGCCGCAGGGTTTGCCCTTACCAAGTTCGGCTTTAAAAGCAGCAGCGCCTACTTCGGTCTTTTCACCCTCGGCCTCCTGATCACGGTGAACTCGGTCATCACCCCGCTGTTCATCATGGAAACCAGCGTGGGTCTCTACAACACCCGCCTGGGGGTCATCCTGCCGTACATCGCCTTCGGCCTGCCGATGGCGGTCCTGCTCTCCACCAGCTATATCCGGGGCATCCCCGATGCCCTCATCGAGGCTGCCGTCATTGACGGAGCTTCCTATATCCAGATCTTCTGGAAGATCGTCCTCATTGTCTCCACCCCGGTGCTTGCCACCATGGCCATCCTGAACTTTCTGGGGAACTGGAATGAGTTTCTGATGGTCTTCACCCTGACCAGCGGGGAGAACATGCGAAGCCTTCCGGTTTCGATCAACTCCTTTGCCGGCCGCCTCAACGAGGACTACGGATTGCAGTTCGCCGCCCTGGTGGTGGGAACGATCCCAATGTTCGTTCTCTACCTGGTTG
- a CDS encoding sugar ABC transporter permease has translation MPRLNKRSSYYVLLLPALLIYLAIIIFPIFMSLGLSFTEWRRFRMTGFIGLGNYVDILSDPVFHRSLWNNIQIMLISVLGQIPLGILLAYLLHRKWVKGTKFFEFMIFLPITISSVVIALLWNRVFSPVGIYTTFVRMITSNPDYVVRIFESEKFAMLPVLVVLLWQHTSLYMVIFLANLQRIPSSVFEAAVIDGAKETTIITKIVLPALSPVIFTCSVLAISGSLKSFDLVYAMTAGGPVNYTYVMALYLYQHTFTFHNYGKGSAVSIIIVILSVGLISLVRGIYAKAQKKFE, from the coding sequence ATGCCAAGACTGAACAAACGCTCGAGCTACTATGTACTGCTGCTGCCCGCGTTGCTCATCTATCTGGCGATCATCATTTTCCCGATCTTCATGAGCCTGGGACTGTCTTTTACGGAGTGGAGACGCTTCCGCATGACCGGCTTCATCGGACTTGGGAACTATGTGGACATCCTCAGTGACCCCGTGTTTCATCGCTCCCTCTGGAACAACATCCAGATCATGCTCATCAGCGTCCTCGGACAGATCCCGCTGGGCATCCTGCTCGCGTACCTCTTGCACCGCAAATGGGTGAAGGGTACCAAGTTCTTCGAGTTCATGATCTTCCTTCCCATCACCATCAGCTCGGTGGTCATCGCCCTGTTGTGGAACCGCGTTTTCAGCCCGGTTGGCATCTACACCACCTTTGTCCGTATGATCACCTCCAATCCCGACTACGTCGTCAGGATTTTCGAAAGCGAGAAGTTTGCCATGCTGCCGGTGCTGGTGGTGCTGCTGTGGCAACACACCAGCCTGTACATGGTCATCTTTCTGGCCAATTTGCAGCGCATCCCCAGTTCGGTTTTTGAGGCAGCGGTCATCGATGGGGCGAAGGAGACGACGATTATCACCAAGATCGTGCTTCCGGCCCTCAGCCCGGTCATCTTCACCTGCTCGGTGCTTGCCATCAGCGGGAGCCTGAAGAGCTTTGACCTGGTCTATGCCATGACCGCAGGAGGGCCGGTCAACTACACCTACGTCATGGCCCTCTACCTCTACCAGCACACCTTTACCTTCCACAACTACGGAAAGGGCAGTGCGGTATCGATCATCATCGTCATCCTGAGCGTCGGCCTGATCTCCCTGGTACGGGGAATCTACGCCAAGGCCCAGAAGAAGTTTGAGTAG
- a CDS encoding extracellular solute-binding protein: MKKVALFALVLVLSMSFVTAAGTKEAAKDGKVVLTAYMQIDPANDQYAGHNAVMAAFAEKYPNIQLDIEYASGEAFHQKFQSMAASKKIPDLFTCYGGARTAYVTETGLTLDLTPYLDDAFKGQFASATWLPQGSAGALYMVPPSFAVCHSIYANTAILDKLGLSYPETFEQLVAQIPTIRAAGYYPMSMGNKDPWVVNSWLLGTFIERFGGREWILKAAKGEASFTEEPFVKALEVIQAMSKEGLFSPGVNQMSNTEADQEFYQQKSVYLIDAAWRTSAMDSQLPEEQRKAIDMRVFPALPGENYHNTSSAVASEGFGIAKAVEKDQAKLDAALAFVKFYAGEEGASIRAQFGEVPSYNLDLNKFAVDVMQGKFVQFSATYPMGYVFDSIMDGEGVNLLNTDLQAMMMGSGNPKDIAAKYEAWVAKNDSNRD, encoded by the coding sequence ATGAAGAAAGTTGCATTGTTCGCCCTTGTGCTTGTACTCAGCATGTCCTTTGTCACTGCAGCAGGAACCAAAGAAGCTGCAAAAGACGGCAAGGTAGTGCTTACCGCCTACATGCAGATCGATCCCGCAAACGACCAGTACGCCGGACACAACGCCGTCATGGCTGCATTCGCCGAGAAGTACCCCAACATCCAGCTCGACATCGAGTATGCCAGTGGGGAAGCCTTCCACCAGAAGTTCCAGTCCATGGCAGCATCCAAGAAGATCCCCGATCTCTTCACCTGTTACGGTGGCGCAAGAACCGCCTATGTGACCGAGACCGGACTTACCTTGGACCTCACCCCGTACCTTGACGATGCCTTCAAGGGCCAGTTCGCCTCTGCAACCTGGCTTCCCCAGGGTTCGGCCGGTGCTCTCTACATGGTTCCCCCCTCCTTCGCCGTCTGCCACAGCATCTACGCCAACACCGCTATCCTGGACAAGCTTGGCCTGAGCTACCCCGAGACCTTCGAGCAACTCGTTGCCCAGATCCCGACCATCCGTGCAGCTGGCTACTATCCCATGAGCATGGGCAACAAGGACCCCTGGGTAGTCAACTCTTGGCTGCTGGGTACCTTCATCGAGCGCTTCGGAGGACGTGAATGGATCCTCAAGGCTGCCAAGGGTGAAGCTTCCTTCACCGAGGAGCCCTTCGTCAAAGCCTTGGAAGTCATCCAGGCCATGAGCAAGGAAGGCCTCTTCTCCCCCGGCGTGAACCAGATGTCCAACACCGAAGCTGACCAGGAGTTCTACCAGCAGAAGTCCGTCTACCTCATCGATGCAGCATGGAGAACCAGTGCCATGGACAGCCAGCTCCCTGAAGAGCAGCGCAAGGCCATCGACATGCGTGTCTTCCCCGCCCTTCCCGGCGAGAACTACCACAACACCAGCAGTGCAGTTGCCTCCGAAGGCTTCGGCATCGCCAAGGCAGTGGAGAAGGACCAGGCCAAGCTTGACGCAGCACTTGCCTTCGTGAAGTTCTATGCAGGGGAAGAAGGTGCTTCCATCCGCGCACAGTTCGGTGAAGTGCCCTCCTACAACCTCGACCTCAACAAGTTTGCCGTCGATGTCATGCAGGGCAAGTTCGTCCAGTTCAGCGCCACCTATCCCATGGGGTACGTCTTCGACTCCATCATGGACGGAGAGGGCGTGAACCTGCTCAACACCGACCTGCAGGCCATGATGATGGGCAGCGGCAATCCCAAGGATATCGCAGCCAAGTACGAAGCCTGGGTCGCCAAGAACGATTCAAACCGCGACTGA
- a CDS encoding ATP-binding protein, which produces MEYLHRHIHDNMLKQLGKGKAILLLGARQTGKTTLIRNLIKEENLDVVYLTGDDDFDVELFATPRRDMWNQILGSKKAVFIDEAQRITHIGRSIKLLLDQRTDVQVFLSGSSSFQLANLLEEPLTGRKYEYLLYPLSFSELSAHHGVLEERKLLESRLLYGSYPQIITDLSHAQENLEQLSDSYLYRDLLSYEGIRKPKLLEDLLKALAYQVGNEVTPSELASLLGVSRGTVESYLSLLEQAQIVFCLQAFSTNQRNEIKKGRKYYFWDTGIRNAVIRGFDPIASRPDVGALWENYLIAERRKLLMYRGSGEQFFWRTTDQMVVDYIERTFSKLSAYECKWNDKKQSRVTKAFSNRYPEASLATITPATYAQFLGEEESDSGR; this is translated from the coding sequence ATGGAATACCTGCACAGGCATATACACGACAACATGCTCAAGCAATTGGGAAAAGGAAAAGCAATCCTACTCTTGGGTGCTAGACAAACAGGAAAGACTACCCTGATCAGAAACCTTATCAAGGAGGAGAACCTTGATGTGGTATATCTTACAGGGGATGATGATTTTGATGTAGAGCTTTTTGCCACTCCACGTCGAGATATGTGGAACCAGATTCTTGGATCCAAGAAGGCAGTATTCATCGATGAGGCACAGCGGATTACCCATATCGGGCGAAGTATCAAACTGTTGCTGGACCAGAGAACCGATGTCCAAGTGTTTCTTAGTGGTTCATCTTCCTTCCAATTGGCTAATCTCCTCGAAGAACCTCTGACCGGGAGAAAGTATGAGTACTTATTGTACCCCTTGAGTTTCAGCGAATTGAGTGCCCATCATGGTGTCTTGGAAGAGCGTAAGTTGCTGGAAAGTCGATTGCTGTATGGCTCATATCCCCAGATTATTACCGATCTTTCCCATGCTCAGGAGAACCTTGAGCAATTGAGTGACAGTTACCTGTATCGCGATCTTCTCTCATATGAGGGCATTCGCAAACCGAAACTCCTTGAGGACCTGCTCAAGGCTTTGGCATATCAGGTAGGAAATGAAGTCACTCCCTCTGAATTGGCTTCCTTGCTCGGGGTTTCCAGAGGAACGGTCGAAAGCTACCTAAGCTTGCTTGAACAAGCCCAGATTGTGTTCTGCCTCCAGGCATTCAGCACAAACCAACGAAACGAGATCAAGAAAGGACGCAAATACTACTTCTGGGATACGGGTATCCGCAATGCAGTGATTCGTGGCTTCGACCCGATCGCCAGCCGCCCCGATGTGGGTGCTTTGTGGGAGAATTACCTCATTGCGGAAAGAAGAAAGCTCTTGATGTATCGTGGATCTGGTGAGCAGTTTTTCTGGAGAACGACAGATCAGATGGTAGTTGATTATATTGAGAGAACATTCTCCAAGCTCTCTGCATACGAATGCAAATGGAACGATAAAAAGCAAAGCAGGGTCACAAAAGCATTCAGCAACCGTTATCCCGAGGCAAGCCTTGCCACCATTACCCCTGCCACCTATGCACAGTTTCTTGGTGAAGAGGAATCGGATTCCGGCAGATAA
- a CDS encoding GntR family transcriptional regulator encodes MKKIEMSVPMSAQVADEIRKGILSGEFRAGQKISVNSLCKVLGVSATPVKEAFKILQAEGLLVVVPRSGTIISSLARDNLQNIEYIRASLEGVAVYLATKIITDEQLEALEQLLQKSTAAAEAGDIETMASCNTEFHKGLRHASRNHYLIALINQVVSVEYSFRKSALKTAEERIQGMKEHYEILRQMQARDADGAEQAIIRHIRRTASHVISEKFEK; translated from the coding sequence ATGAAGAAGATTGAAATGTCCGTGCCGATGTCAGCCCAGGTTGCCGATGAGATTCGCAAGGGTATTCTTAGCGGTGAGTTTCGTGCTGGTCAGAAGATTTCCGTCAACTCCCTGTGCAAGGTCCTTGGGGTCAGTGCAACCCCGGTAAAGGAAGCGTTCAAGATTTTGCAGGCCGAGGGCCTGCTGGTGGTGGTTCCCCGTTCGGGAACGATCATCAGCAGCCTTGCCCGCGACAACCTGCAGAACATTGAGTATATCCGTGCCTCCTTGGAGGGGGTGGCGGTCTATCTTGCCACGAAGATCATCACCGATGAACAGCTGGAAGCGTTGGAACAGTTGTTGCAGAAAAGCACTGCTGCCGCAGAGGCCGGTGACATTGAGACGATGGCTTCCTGCAATACGGAGTTCCACAAGGGTTTGCGACATGCTTCGCGAAACCACTATCTCATTGCTCTCATCAATCAGGTTGTGTCAGTGGAATATTCGTTCCGCAAGTCTGCCCTCAAGACAGCAGAGGAACGTATCCAGGGCATGAAAGAGCACTATGAGATTCTCAGACAGATGCAAGCACGTGATGCAGATGGGGCTGAGCAGGCCATCATCCGCCATATCCGGCGTACTGCGAGTCATGTCATCAGCGAGAAGTTTGAAAAGTAG
- a CDS encoding hydroxyacid dehydrogenase, translated as MERLKVFIGQEVSDSGINYLKEKGYEVVYAPSKNFEDWAKNIADASAMMTRSSVGCPAYVLEAAKNLKVIGNYGVGVDKLDVKKATELGIQVTNGPLSNMISVAEYTMTLILALATDLARLDSETRKGNWTKVRDTTKAMEINQRVLGLVGIGNIGSRVAEYAHAFGMEVIAYDAYAKPGSQHAFITMKDTVEEVFSQADVVSLHVPLTSETRHWVDKRLLSLMKETGFIINCARGGIIEEQDLYDALKAGKLAGAGLNCFEQEPIDLANPLLTLENVIVGPHSAGQTKDSIERMSLHAAIGIDEVLSGKKPSWPVNFR; from the coding sequence ATGGAACGTTTGAAAGTATTCATTGGACAGGAAGTGTCAGACTCTGGAATCAACTACCTCAAGGAGAAGGGCTACGAGGTGGTCTATGCTCCCTCCAAGAATTTCGAGGATTGGGCAAAGAACATCGCCGATGCGAGTGCAATGATGACCCGCAGCAGTGTCGGCTGTCCTGCCTACGTACTCGAAGCAGCCAAGAACCTCAAGGTAATCGGCAATTACGGGGTGGGTGTGGACAAGCTGGATGTGAAGAAGGCCACTGAGCTGGGTATCCAGGTCACCAATGGCCCGCTCTCCAACATGATTTCAGTTGCCGAGTATACCATGACCCTGATCCTTGCCCTTGCCACCGATCTTGCCCGTCTCGACAGTGAGACGCGCAAGGGCAACTGGACCAAGGTGCGTGACACCACCAAGGCGATGGAGATCAACCAGCGGGTGCTGGGTTTGGTGGGTATCGGGAATATCGGCAGTCGGGTTGCCGAGTATGCCCATGCATTCGGCATGGAGGTTATTGCATATGACGCCTATGCAAAACCAGGTTCGCAGCATGCGTTCATCACGATGAAGGATACGGTGGAAGAGGTGTTCAGCCAGGCCGACGTTGTCAGCCTGCATGTTCCCTTGACCAGCGAGACACGTCACTGGGTGGACAAGCGCTTGCTTTCCCTGATGAAAGAAACCGGTTTCATCATCAACTGTGCCCGCGGGGGCATCATTGAGGAACAGGACCTGTACGATGCGCTGAAGGCTGGCAAGCTTGCCGGAGCAGGCCTCAATTGCTTTGAACAGGAACCGATTGACCTTGCAAATCCGCTCCTGACCCTTGAGAATGTCATTGTCGGGCCGCACAGTGCCGGTCAGACCAAGGATTCAATCGAAAGGATGAGCTTGCATGCTGCCATCGGTATCGACGAGGTGCTCAGTGGCAAGAAGCCCTCGTGGCCGGTGAATTTTCGCTAG
- a CDS encoding iron-containing alcohol dehydrogenase produces the protein MDQIQRAYALLQDWKGSSYVHGLGVLDQVGALAGQYGKRVLVVGNMTYLKPVTEAVVASLGKAGCTLAGSVVAPDAKPNAPREDVYRLETYILHTKPDCVVAVGGGSTIDACKCAIALAVLGEQVTPEVDHYFGTGVVSEALKQTGLSMIPLVAVQTSASSGAHLTKYSNITDPVIGQKKLIVDMAVVPTSSLFDYSVTASMPLSVTIDGALDAIAHTFEVFCGAKGETYAKAQELAECAISLCAEYAKVLVSDPTNSKAREAIGLATDLGGYAIMIGGTSGAHLTSFSLVDVTGHGTACGIMNPYYAVFFSKAIEAQLKVVGKVFRTYGYTDEQIEDLEGRALGEAVAKAMIAYGKSINAPTTLGELKGFGEAHIQRALAAAKDPQLSMKLKNMPVPMESKDVDVYMEKILRSAQTGDLSLIKEM, from the coding sequence ATGGATCAGATTCAGCGTGCGTATGCACTGCTACAGGATTGGAAGGGAAGTTCGTATGTTCATGGCCTTGGTGTTTTGGATCAGGTTGGGGCCTTGGCTGGGCAGTATGGCAAACGTGTCTTGGTGGTGGGCAACATGACCTATCTCAAGCCCGTGACCGAAGCAGTAGTCGCTTCCCTTGGGAAAGCTGGCTGTACACTTGCCGGTTCGGTGGTTGCCCCCGATGCCAAGCCCAACGCCCCCAGGGAGGATGTCTATCGTCTTGAGACATACATCCTCCACACCAAACCCGATTGCGTGGTTGCAGTCGGTGGTGGTTCCACCATCGACGCCTGCAAGTGTGCCATTGCTCTTGCTGTGTTGGGTGAGCAGGTAACTCCTGAGGTGGATCACTACTTCGGCACCGGTGTCGTAAGCGAGGCGCTCAAGCAGACCGGGCTCTCCATGATTCCCTTGGTAGCGGTGCAGACCTCCGCTTCCAGCGGGGCCCATCTGACCAAGTACAGCAACATCACCGATCCGGTGATCGGACAGAAGAAGCTCATCGTTGATATGGCTGTCGTTCCCACTTCAAGCTTATTCGATTATTCGGTGACTGCCTCAATGCCCCTTTCGGTGACCATTGATGGTGCTCTCGATGCCATCGCCCATACCTTTGAGGTGTTCTGCGGGGCGAAGGGTGAGACCTATGCAAAGGCACAGGAGCTTGCCGAGTGTGCGATCAGCCTGTGTGCTGAGTATGCCAAGGTGCTCGTCTCCGATCCGACGAACAGCAAGGCACGTGAGGCCATCGGTCTTGCCACCGACCTTGGCGGCTACGCCATCATGATCGGAGGCACCAGTGGTGCCCACCTGACCAGTTTCTCCCTTGTCGATGTCACCGGTCATGGGACTGCCTGTGGTATCATGAACCCGTACTATGCGGTCTTCTTCTCCAAGGCCATTGAGGCCCAGCTGAAGGTGGTGGGGAAGGTGTTCAGGACCTATGGGTACACTGATGAGCAGATAGAGGATCTTGAGGGTAGGGCACTTGGTGAGGCTGTGGCCAAGGCGATGATCGCCTACGGCAAGAGCATCAACGCCCCAACCACCCTTGGGGAACTGAAGGGATTCGGGGAAGCTCACATCCAGCGGGCTTTGGCTGCAGCAAAGGATCCTCAGCTTTCGATGAAGCTGAAGAACATGCCCGTCCCGATGGAGAGCAAGGATGTTGATGTGTACATGGAGAAGATCCTGCGCAGTGCACAGACTGGCGATCTCTCCCTGATCAAAGAGATGTAA
- a CDS encoding dihydrodipicolinate synthase family protein produces MDTKLFRGVFAIPQVAFKENDALDYEQTLRCVQFLLDCKVHGMVLPVYASETGSLTEVERNELVRLSLELVDKRVPVVIGVSSERIQSARSLAEFACAHGADAINTANPTALSMGEVVDYFKRIDEVIDVPLFIQNLGPAFGGKSMTAEVMTRIIEQSRNQCYVKEEGAEFLKVMAQMTAYQKSCPEKLLGVFGGQGCRFLFEEIRRGSVGTMPPSQLADVMVDIWNLVEEGKQQDAFTLFTKVLPLLLFFGNNKIPSYKEILKRRGVFTSTCCRPLNWPMMDEMAHKDLDFLMEQIEPYLRVRL; encoded by the coding sequence ATGGATACGAAATTGTTTCGGGGGGTATTCGCCATTCCCCAGGTTGCGTTCAAGGAGAACGATGCACTTGATTACGAGCAGACCCTGCGCTGCGTGCAGTTCTTGCTGGACTGCAAGGTGCATGGCATGGTGCTGCCGGTGTACGCAAGTGAGACGGGAAGCCTTACTGAGGTTGAGCGCAACGAGTTGGTTCGCCTAAGTCTGGAGCTGGTGGACAAGCGTGTGCCGGTGGTGATCGGAGTCTCTTCCGAACGAATCCAGAGTGCACGCTCCCTTGCCGAGTTTGCCTGCGCCCACGGTGCCGATGCCATCAATACGGCAAACCCCACGGCCCTTTCCATGGGTGAGGTGGTGGACTATTTCAAGCGCATTGATGAAGTCATCGATGTCCCCTTGTTCATCCAGAACCTCGGTCCTGCCTTCGGCGGGAAGTCCATGACAGCCGAGGTCATGACCAGGATCATCGAGCAGAGCAGGAATCAGTGCTATGTGAAGGAAGAGGGTGCTGAGTTTCTGAAGGTGATGGCCCAGATGACTGCGTATCAAAAGAGCTGCCCTGAGAAGTTGCTCGGGGTTTTTGGAGGGCAAGGCTGCCGCTTTCTCTTTGAGGAGATCCGCCGGGGTTCGGTCGGGACGATGCCTCCCTCCCAGCTTGCTGATGTCATGGTTGACATCTGGAACTTGGTGGAGGAAGGAAAGCAGCAAGATGCCTTCACTCTTTTTACCAAGGTACTTCCGCTCCTGCTGTTCTTCGGAAACAACAAGATTCCCTCCTACAAGGAGATTCTCAAGCGAAGAGGGGTGTTCACCAGTACCTGCTGCAGGCCGCTCAATTGGCCGATGATGGATGAAATGGCTCATAAGGATCTCGATTTCCTTATGGAGCAGATAGAGCCCTACCTGCGGGTGAGGCTCTGA